One part of the Desulfonema ishimotonii genome encodes these proteins:
- a CDS encoding beta-propeller fold lactonase family protein has protein sequence MNFKDRYPVKRRSRYRENCTTFCSAFVLMYLLWGGTCQATTYAYVPNSGTDTLSVFRTSDNALVKTIAVGQGPYGAAVSQDGNYAYVTNMEDGTVSVINTSDNEVSDTVTVGISPMGIAADPDGQYVYVANNGDDTVSVISTEDDDENTVIATIQVGKNPYAIAVDPDSDYVYVTNNGDNTVSVISTSDDTATVTVGQGPLGVATDPDGDYVYVTNTLDNTVSVISIEGDNQDEDDDDEDEDDNRVVATVSVGNSPWGVAVVQNDDAVYVANSGDDTVSVISTSDRTVSSTLSVGDEPLGVAAPKNGDVVYVVNRSDETISVIDTSDDTIQTISTGEGTAPAALGDFIGGWAPEAPDGLTIEDTSDDSIELSWTDNSYDEMGFKIERREYYDDDDEFDQVAVVGSNVTSYTDGGLSSVTTYEYRIRAYNESSDSDYSDSVYDETDEDDSSSISCFIGATSADRHLKIPSGILLALLFFPISMAAGYGVRKIFFRDKSFFF, from the coding sequence ATGAATTTCAAAGACCGTTATCCGGTAAAGAGACGATCACGTTACAGGGAAAACTGTACCACATTTTGCAGCGCATTTGTTCTGATGTACCTGCTCTGGGGCGGTACATGCCAGGCAACAACCTATGCCTATGTGCCCAACAGCGGAACAGATACGCTTTCAGTTTTCAGAACGTCTGACAATGCACTCGTCAAGACCATCGCCGTGGGCCAGGGGCCTTACGGTGCGGCAGTCAGTCAGGATGGGAATTACGCTTACGTGACCAATATGGAAGACGGCACGGTATCGGTGATCAATACCTCGGACAATGAGGTGTCGGATACGGTCACAGTCGGCATATCCCCGATGGGCATTGCCGCTGACCCGGACGGCCAGTATGTTTACGTGGCCAATAACGGGGATGATACCGTCTCTGTCATCAGCACGGAAGATGACGACGAAAATACGGTCATTGCCACCATTCAGGTGGGAAAAAATCCTTACGCCATCGCCGTGGACCCGGATAGCGACTATGTGTATGTCACCAACAACGGGGACAATACGGTATCGGTGATCAGCACCTCGGACGACACAGCGACCGTGACCGTCGGGCAGGGCCCCCTTGGGGTGGCAACCGACCCGGACGGAGATTATGTGTATGTGACCAATACCCTCGACAATACGGTGTCGGTGATCAGCATCGAGGGGGACAATCAGGACGAAGACGATGATGATGAAGATGAGGACGATAACCGGGTTGTGGCAACAGTCTCTGTGGGCAACAGCCCCTGGGGCGTGGCCGTTGTTCAGAACGACGATGCGGTTTATGTCGCCAACAGCGGGGATGACACCGTATCCGTTATCAGCACCTCGGACCGGACTGTAAGCTCGACCCTCAGCGTCGGAGATGAACCGCTGGGAGTGGCCGCGCCTAAAAACGGCGACGTTGTGTATGTTGTCAACCGTTCGGATGAAACGATTTCGGTAATTGACACGTCGGATGATACGATTCAGACGATCAGCACCGGGGAAGGAACAGCGCCCGCGGCTCTTGGTGATTTTATCGGCGGATGGGCGCCGGAAGCCCCGGATGGCCTGACGATAGAGGACACATCGGATGACAGCATTGAGCTGTCGTGGACGGACAATTCCTATGACGAGATGGGGTTTAAAATCGAAAGACGCGAATATTATGATGACGATGACGAATTCGACCAGGTTGCGGTCGTCGGCAGTAACGTCACGTCGTATACAGACGGCGGCCTGAGTTCTGTCACCACCTATGAATACCGGATCAGGGCCTATAACGAGTCATCGGACTCCGACTATTCCGACTCGGTCTATGACGAAACCGATGAGGACGACAGCAGTTCGATCTCCTGCTTTATCGGGGCAACATCCGCAGACAGGCATTTAAAAATTCCGTCCGGCATTTTACTGGCCCTGCTGTTCTTTCCGATCAGCATGGCCGCCGGATACGGCGTCCGGAAAATATTTTTCCGCGACAAATCGTTTTTTTTCTAA
- a CDS encoding ParB/RepB/Spo0J family partition protein — MQNGKSKPASGKQRKMALGKGLGALIPKADPTHAPRSEREFIRCDITQIHPNRYQPRRHFPEAELAELSRSVREQGIIQPLVVRWNTEGYELVAGERRLRAARMAGLDQVPVIIRALSDAELLEISIVENIQRQDLNPIEESDAYHRLMDEFSLTQEQVAERVGKSRSAVANFLRLAQLPEEIRATLADGTLSMGHAKVLMGADTPALQADVWRMVIARGLSVRETENLLNRLRAEREKPEDPPPGTEEIYFRDLSENLSRRFGTKVQIRRRGKKGRVEIEFYSDDDLERLLSFLDTAS; from the coding sequence ATGCAAAACGGAAAATCCAAACCCGCTTCCGGAAAACAGCGGAAAATGGCACTGGGCAAAGGCCTGGGCGCACTGATCCCCAAGGCGGATCCGACGCACGCCCCCCGCTCAGAACGGGAATTTATCCGGTGCGATATCACGCAGATTCACCCCAACCGCTACCAGCCCCGCCGGCACTTTCCCGAAGCGGAACTGGCGGAGCTGAGCCGCTCCGTCAGAGAACAGGGCATAATTCAGCCGCTGGTGGTCCGTTGGAACACAGAGGGCTATGAGCTGGTTGCCGGTGAACGGCGGCTCCGGGCGGCCCGGATGGCGGGACTGGATCAGGTGCCGGTTATTATCCGGGCGCTTTCGGATGCGGAACTGCTGGAGATCTCCATTGTTGAAAATATCCAGCGGCAGGATCTCAACCCCATTGAAGAATCCGACGCCTATCACCGCCTGATGGACGAGTTCAGCCTGACCCAGGAACAGGTGGCCGAACGGGTGGGCAAAAGCCGCTCCGCAGTGGCCAACTTTCTGCGGCTGGCACAGTTGCCGGAGGAGATCCGGGCGACACTGGCGGACGGCACTCTGAGCATGGGCCACGCCAAGGTGCTCATGGGGGCCGACACTCCGGCCCTGCAGGCCGACGTGTGGCGGATGGTGATCGCCAGAGGGCTGTCGGTCCGGGAGACCGAAAACCTGCTGAACCGCCTCAGAGCCGAGCGGGAAAAACCGGAAGATCCGCCCCCCGGCACCGAAGAGATCTATTTCAGAGACCTGTCGGAAAACCTCTCCCGGCGTTTCGGCACAAAGGTTCAGATCCGGCGGCGGGGCAAAAAGGGCAGGGTGGAAATCGAGTTCTACAGCGACGACGATCTGGAGCGGCTCCTCTCATTTCTGGACACCGCTTCCTGA
- a CDS encoding ParA family protein has protein sequence MTQIICIANQKGGVGKTTTAMNLATAFAMSEKKTLLVDCDPQANATTGMGIDKNALEKTLYHGLIGEASVGELVLDSDIGGLKIIPSRIELIGFEVEMMAADDREQVLKRLLCEFDTAFDYVIIDCPPSLSLLTVNAMTAANTLLIPLQCEFYALEGLGQLLQTRELINDSLNPDLTISGILLTMYDQRTNLSRQVAEEAENFFRDRERVFKTMIPRNVRLGEAPGFGKPILLYDASSVGARSYLALAEEILHG, from the coding sequence ATGACACAGATTATATGTATAGCCAACCAAAAAGGCGGCGTCGGCAAGACCACCACGGCCATGAACTTGGCAACGGCTTTTGCCATGTCTGAAAAGAAGACGCTGCTGGTGGACTGCGATCCCCAGGCCAACGCCACGACCGGCATGGGCATTGATAAAAACGCCCTGGAAAAGACCCTGTATCACGGACTGATCGGCGAGGCCTCTGTCGGTGAACTGGTTCTGGACAGCGATATCGGGGGGCTGAAAATCATCCCTTCCCGCATCGAGCTGATCGGCTTTGAGGTTGAGATGATGGCCGCAGATGACCGTGAGCAGGTGCTGAAAAGACTTCTCTGTGAATTTGACACCGCGTTTGACTATGTCATCATCGACTGTCCGCCGTCCCTGAGCCTGCTGACCGTCAACGCCATGACGGCGGCCAACACCCTGCTGATCCCCCTCCAGTGCGAGTTTTACGCCCTTGAGGGGCTGGGCCAGCTGTTACAGACCCGTGAGCTGATCAACGACAGCCTCAACCCGGACCTCACCATATCGGGCATTCTGCTCACCATGTATGACCAGCGCACCAACCTCTCCCGCCAGGTGGCCGAAGAGGCTGAAAATTTTTTCCGGGACCGGGAGCGGGTTTTCAAGACGATGATTCCCCGCAACGTCCGTCTGGGCGAGGCCCCCGGCTTTGGCAAGCCCATCCTGCTCTACGACGCATCCTCGGTGGGGGCCCGAAGCTATCTGGCACTGGCAGAGGAAATTCTGCACGGCTGA
- a CDS encoding DUF1287 domain-containing protein: MFWGYSNFCAWKNQNWSTIVLFFAFPSTLFATSSGELIDAALERTKYDITYDGSYHAIKYPKGDVPPNIGVCTDVVIRSYRKIGVDLQELVHEDMKNNFSQYPSKRIWGLNRPDTNIDHRRVPNLQVFFTRNGQKLQVTNNSKDFIPGDIVTWMLPENLPHIGIVSDRYDRYTGNPMIVHNIGRGPELEDMLFSYRITGHYRYLP, from the coding sequence ATGTTTTGGGGTTACAGCAATTTTTGTGCCTGGAAAAACCAAAATTGGAGTACTATAGTTCTCTTCTTTGCTTTTCCCTCAACACTATTTGCAACTTCAAGTGGTGAATTGATTGACGCTGCATTAGAAAGAACAAAATATGACATTACATATGATGGCAGTTATCACGCCATAAAATATCCGAAAGGTGATGTTCCCCCCAATATCGGTGTCTGCACAGACGTGGTTATCAGGTCTTACAGGAAGATAGGTGTCGATCTTCAAGAGTTGGTCCATGAAGACATGAAAAATAACTTTTCCCAATACCCATCAAAAAGGATATGGGGATTAAATCGGCCTGACACCAATATTGATCACAGGCGTGTCCCGAATTTACAGGTTTTCTTCACCCGGAATGGCCAAAAACTTCAGGTCACGAATAACTCAAAGGATTTTATCCCAGGCGATATCGTTACCTGGATGCTTCCCGAAAATTTGCCCCATATCGGAATTGTAAGTGACCGATATGACAGGTACACCGGAAACCCGATGATCGTACACAATATTGGTCGCGGACCGGAGTTGGAGGATATGCTGTTTTCGTATCGTATTACGGGTCATTACAGATATTTGCCATGA
- the ispH gene encoding 4-hydroxy-3-methylbut-2-enyl diphosphate reductase codes for MKLSVAKTAGFCMGVQRAVEMALDASNTCSPPIYTYGPLIHNPQVLSLLEEKGITVLDTIPESGSGTVLIRAHGVPPDARLRLEEAGFTVIDATCPRVIKVQAIIRKHTREGYTCIIIGDADHPEVIGLLGYAGDKGFVVGSLQELEALPEFDRAIIVAQTTQNTLFYEAVKKWSARSRRKYKVFDTICDSTEHRQEEAKRLAETVEAVVVVGGHNSGNTQRLAEIVRDAGKPAYHIETEGELDISALASVRHIGITAGASTPNWIIKRIYKAIETLPISGETEWKKRRFAAQRYLLLSNTYVAMGAGFLCYACIRLQDLRHSVPYIAISMLYILSMHTLNTLTGLREARYNDPDRAAFYDTNKFMLTLLALISGAIGLGTAAGMGMLPFLILFMMSAMGLCYNLKLIPDAVEGVRYRRLRDIPGSKTVLIALAWGVVTAIFPCLAVAGTIKASTIPAFMWAAGIVFVRTAFFNILDMQGDRIVGKETIPILLGKNRSMTLLRFILLFTLVLLFGASSYHLIPNLGIGLMLCPVFLLIVISANKRGHMMPGVRLEFLVESNFILAGLITLIWSLFFR; via the coding sequence ATGAAGCTATCTGTCGCCAAAACGGCGGGATTCTGCATGGGTGTCCAGCGGGCTGTCGAAATGGCCCTGGATGCCTCCAACACCTGTTCCCCGCCCATTTATACCTATGGTCCCCTGATCCATAATCCGCAGGTACTCAGCCTGCTGGAGGAAAAAGGGATCACCGTTCTTGACACCATCCCCGAAAGCGGAAGCGGCACGGTCCTTATCCGTGCGCACGGCGTGCCGCCGGACGCACGGTTACGTCTTGAAGAAGCGGGGTTTACCGTGATTGATGCCACCTGTCCCCGCGTCATCAAGGTTCAGGCGATTATCCGGAAACACACCCGGGAAGGCTATACCTGCATTATCATCGGTGATGCAGATCATCCCGAGGTCATCGGACTGCTCGGATATGCAGGGGATAAGGGCTTTGTGGTGGGAAGCCTTCAGGAACTCGAAGCCCTGCCGGAGTTTGACAGGGCGATCATTGTGGCCCAGACCACTCAGAACACCCTGTTTTATGAGGCTGTTAAGAAGTGGAGTGCCCGGTCGCGCCGGAAATATAAGGTTTTTGACACCATTTGTGACTCTACAGAACACCGCCAGGAAGAGGCCAAGCGCCTGGCGGAGACCGTTGAGGCCGTCGTGGTGGTCGGGGGGCACAACAGCGGCAATACCCAGCGGCTGGCAGAGATCGTCCGGGATGCGGGAAAGCCCGCCTATCACATAGAGACCGAGGGTGAGCTGGATATCTCTGCCCTGGCGTCCGTCCGTCACATCGGCATTACGGCAGGGGCCTCCACCCCCAACTGGATCATCAAGCGCATCTACAAGGCTATCGAAACCCTTCCCATCAGCGGTGAGACCGAATGGAAAAAGCGCCGTTTTGCGGCACAGCGGTATCTGCTGCTGAGCAATACCTACGTGGCCATGGGCGCGGGCTTTCTCTGCTATGCCTGCATCCGCCTTCAGGATCTCCGCCACTCGGTTCCGTATATCGCCATCTCCATGCTCTATATTCTCTCCATGCACACCCTCAACACCCTGACCGGCCTCAGAGAGGCCCGTTACAACGACCCGGACCGGGCCGCTTTTTACGATACCAACAAGTTCATGCTCACGCTGCTGGCGCTGATTTCCGGGGCCATCGGACTGGGCACGGCTGCGGGAATGGGGATGCTGCCCTTCCTGATCCTCTTCATGATGTCCGCAATGGGCCTCTGCTACAACCTCAAGCTTATACCGGATGCCGTTGAAGGGGTCAGATACCGGAGACTCCGTGACATTCCGGGATCAAAGACGGTTCTCATCGCCCTGGCCTGGGGCGTGGTGACGGCCATCTTTCCGTGCCTGGCCGTGGCCGGTACCATAAAGGCGAGTACCATCCCCGCCTTTATGTGGGCGGCAGGCATTGTCTTTGTCAGAACAGCCTTTTTCAATATACTGGACATGCAGGGGGACCGGATTGTGGGCAAGGAGACCATCCCCATTCTGCTGGGGAAAAATCGAAGCATGACCCTGCTGCGATTTATACTGCTTTTTACCCTCGTACTGCTCTTTGGTGCCAGCTCATATCACCTGATCCCGAATCTGGGCATCGGCCTGATGCTCTGTCCTGTTTTTCTGCTGATCGTCATTTCCGCCAACAAGCGGGGACACATGATGCCCGGCGTCCGGCTGGAGTTTCTGGTGGAGAGCAATTTCATTCTCGCCGGTCTGATCACGCTCATCTGGTCACTTTTTTTCAGGTAA
- a CDS encoding Smr/MutS family protein, whose translation MEEIVRMPIEDVLDLHTFRPEEVPDLLNDYFAECVQAGIFSVRVIHGRGKGVLKKRVRSLLKKNPLVRAFQEAPAEAGGWGATIVDLTPEAPGRKVTKQK comes from the coding sequence ATGGAAGAAATTGTTCGGATGCCCATCGAAGATGTATTGGATTTGCACACATTCCGGCCAGAAGAGGTGCCGGATCTGCTGAACGACTATTTTGCCGAATGCGTTCAGGCCGGAATATTTTCTGTGCGGGTGATTCACGGCAGGGGAAAGGGGGTGCTGAAAAAGCGGGTCCGTTCCCTGCTGAAGAAGAACCCGCTGGTCAGAGCATTTCAGGAGGCCCCGGCCGAGGCCGGCGGATGGGGGGCAACCATTGTGGACCTCACCCCCGAAGCGCCAGGCCGCAAAGTAACCAAGCAGAAATAA
- a CDS encoding substrate-binding periplasmic protein, with the protein MRYIISVFLILSWLIMTDSANAETTIIKLPVYKSAGQLWLDKDGNLQGFRLKVLEELNNVLKKDSIEFRYRITEWGNISIKRCIKEILDGNYDAYFGLIYSKKREKRGLIYSKVEIYSIPTVVWMNKKNMFKYSGLESLRGKKIGIVLGYPYLHDIKNSGFIVRRPDNDETNMKMLADGMIDVAIDNVIRTGTVIAKMRLSDKITYADKPFSVSDFYIAYNKNVPMQIINKADAALKKLHESGAIKKILDDNILILRQK; encoded by the coding sequence ATGAGATATATAATTTCCGTATTTTTAATTTTATCATGGCTGATTATGACAGACAGTGCAAATGCAGAGACTACGATTATCAAATTACCTGTATATAAATCAGCAGGTCAGTTGTGGCTTGACAAAGACGGCAACTTGCAGGGATTCAGACTGAAGGTTCTGGAAGAATTAAACAACGTATTAAAAAAAGATTCCATAGAATTTCGATACAGAATCACCGAATGGGGAAATATTTCTATAAAAAGATGTATAAAAGAAATTCTTGACGGTAATTATGATGCCTATTTCGGTCTCATTTATTCAAAAAAAAGAGAAAAAAGAGGACTCATATACAGCAAGGTTGAAATTTACAGTATTCCCACTGTTGTCTGGATGAATAAAAAAAATATGTTCAAATATTCCGGGTTGGAATCTCTCAGAGGAAAAAAAATCGGCATCGTTTTGGGTTATCCGTATCTGCATGACATAAAGAATTCGGGTTTTATTGTAAGAAGACCTGATAATGATGAGACCAATATGAAAATGCTTGCTGATGGAATGATAGACGTAGCCATAGACAATGTTATCAGAACCGGAACTGTCATAGCCAAAATGAGATTATCCGATAAGATTACCTATGCGGACAAGCCGTTTAGTGTCTCAGATTTTTATATCGCATATAATAAAAATGTTCCGATGCAGATCATAAACAAAGCAGATGCGGCTTTAAAAAAACTTCATGAATCAGGTGCTATTAAAAAGATATTGGATGATAATATTCTGATTTTAAGGCAAAAATAG
- the plsY gene encoding glycerol-3-phosphate 1-O-acyltransferase PlsY, protein MDIQKIFILFMLPALAYGLGSIPWGLIVARRLASVDIRKTGSGNIGATNVRRAGGNIPGVLTLAGDMLKGMLPVCLAIRLSGGGNGWGDLYISAIILAAFTGHLYPVYLKFRDGGKGVATAAGCFLAISPLAVLITLSGFILLVRGTRRVSVGSVGAAAILPFAVRAAGGSGTITACAALIGLGIVIRHRDNIRRLMAGTEPKI, encoded by the coding sequence ATGGACATACAGAAAATTTTCATACTTTTTATGTTGCCCGCGCTCGCCTACGGCCTCGGCTCAATTCCCTGGGGACTCATTGTCGCCCGAAGGCTCGCGTCGGTGGATATTCGGAAAACAGGGAGCGGCAACATCGGCGCGACCAATGTGCGGCGGGCGGGCGGCAACATTCCGGGGGTGCTGACACTGGCCGGAGATATGCTCAAGGGGATGCTTCCGGTGTGTCTGGCCATCCGCCTTTCAGGAGGCGGGAACGGATGGGGAGATCTCTATATTTCAGCCATTATCCTGGCCGCATTTACGGGCCATCTCTACCCGGTCTATCTGAAATTCAGGGACGGCGGGAAGGGGGTGGCGACCGCCGCAGGGTGTTTTCTGGCGATTTCCCCCCTGGCGGTACTGATCACCCTGTCGGGGTTTATCCTGCTGGTCCGGGGAACCCGGCGGGTTTCTGTCGGGTCAGTGGGCGCGGCGGCCATATTGCCGTTTGCGGTCCGGGCTGCGGGGGGGAGCGGGACCATAACCGCGTGCGCGGCCCTGATCGGTTTGGGGATTGTGATCCGTCACCGGGATAATATCAGACGGCTCATGGCCGGGACAGAACCGAAAATATGA
- a CDS encoding type II restriction endonuclease, with amino-acid sequence MSEKEEFESDLIEFVNSLQKHISMDDGQWTVKGFIDVFKNIYTISSDTKIVSKILEIHLFPEILKFAEKSGYKLVLAEHQNYYPDISFVKADDDSVKFAVDFKTTYCKPDNPEVCNGFTLGSHGEYFRNRKSTKNIQFPYSEYQGHFCLGIIYDRTNGSTIDETKSYGIEELRSIASVVRNFRFFVAEKWKIASDKGGSGNTANIGSINNISDILEQKGMFSKLGEQWFDDYWKNYKRITIEDEKGDSQQISSLKDFVEYKKGDTSLIVPKRTARRKKHRKNSDE; translated from the coding sequence ATGAGCGAAAAGGAAGAATTTGAATCTGATCTGATTGAATTCGTAAACAGCCTTCAAAAGCATATCAGTATGGATGACGGACAATGGACGGTAAAAGGGTTTATTGATGTATTCAAAAATATTTACACAATCTCCTCGGATACCAAAATTGTTTCAAAAATACTCGAAATCCATCTTTTCCCCGAAATACTGAAATTTGCGGAAAAAAGCGGTTATAAGCTGGTTCTTGCCGAACATCAGAACTATTACCCGGACATTTCGTTTGTAAAAGCAGACGATGACTCCGTAAAATTTGCGGTTGATTTCAAAACAACATACTGTAAACCTGATAATCCCGAAGTATGCAACGGTTTCACACTCGGCTCTCACGGTGAATACTTCAGAAACAGAAAAAGCACCAAGAATATCCAGTTTCCTTACAGCGAATATCAGGGCCATTTCTGTCTGGGTATCATTTATGACCGCACCAATGGCTCAACAATTGACGAGACAAAATCATACGGCATCGAAGAACTCCGTTCGATTGCTTCTGTTGTCAGAAATTTCCGTTTTTTCGTTGCCGAAAAATGGAAAATCGCAAGCGATAAAGGCGGGAGCGGCAACACCGCCAATATCGGAAGCATCAACAACATCTCCGATATTCTGGAGCAGAAAGGGATGTTCAGCAAATTGGGGGAACAATGGTTTGATGACTATTGGAAGAATTACAAACGAATTACAATCGAAGACGAAAAGGGTGACTCCCAACAAATTTCCTCTCTGAAAGACTTTGTAGAATACAAAAAAGGAGACACTTCTCTCATTGTCCCGAAACGGACAGCAAGGAGAAAAAAACACAGGAAAAATTCTGATGAATAA
- a CDS encoding DUF6515 family protein, with amino-acid sequence MFLTSRKILCIALAVAVFSQMAMVSPRDAAAGPYHRRGFHRPGHRVARLPHGCRHLAIGAALYFFSAGIFYQHARSSGYVVVRAPVGAVVSALPPGVILVKRGARVYYEYNDAWYRRVPSGYLVVETPSVPAPGYNPAAPVEPPQTAGGEVSVTTHTLNVRSGPSVQHPVTEHVHRGDVLVISGASGEWFYVKLPSGRFGWVMRQFTTRTFPRPEG; translated from the coding sequence ATGTTTCTTACATCTCGGAAAATACTTTGTATCGCCCTTGCAGTGGCCGTGTTCTCGCAGATGGCAATGGTCAGCCCGCGAGACGCGGCAGCGGGGCCATATCACCGACGGGGTTTTCACCGACCCGGCCATCGGGTTGCAAGACTTCCCCACGGTTGCAGGCATCTGGCCATCGGGGCGGCTCTCTATTTCTTTTCCGCCGGTATTTTCTATCAGCATGCCCGGAGCAGCGGTTATGTGGTGGTCCGGGCACCGGTGGGGGCGGTTGTGTCAGCCCTGCCCCCGGGGGTTATCCTCGTAAAAAGAGGGGCCCGGGTATATTATGAATATAACGATGCCTGGTACCGCCGGGTGCCCTCAGGGTATCTCGTGGTGGAGACGCCCTCTGTTCCCGCGCCCGGATATAACCCCGCTGCCCCTGTGGAGCCGCCACAGACCGCAGGCGGAGAGGTATCGGTAACGACGCATACCCTGAACGTCCGCTCCGGGCCGAGTGTGCAGCATCCCGTGACTGAGCATGTTCACCGGGGAGATGTGCTGGTCATCAGCGGCGCATCCGGCGAGTGGTTTTATGTAAAGCTGCCCTCAGGGCGTTTCGGCTGGGTGATGCGGCAGTTTACAACCCGGACATTTCCCCGGCCAGAGGGATAG
- a CDS encoding CooT family nickel-binding protein: MCEANAYLIEGSETQLIMESVDTVEPDENGISLVSIFGEQKFLKARIRSMALVDHKIYLEKLE, translated from the coding sequence ATGTGTGAAGCAAATGCCTACCTCATCGAAGGCAGTGAAACCCAACTGATCATGGAGTCGGTAGACACGGTTGAGCCGGATGAAAACGGCATCAGCCTGGTCAGCATTTTCGGTGAACAGAAATTCCTGAAGGCCAGAATACGTTCAATGGCCCTGGTGGACCATAAAATCTATCTTGAAAAGCTGGAGTAG
- a CDS encoding DUF3842 family protein: MKRICVVDGQGGGIGSAVIKKLKEYFEETTDIIALGTNAIATAQMLKARANRGASGENAIVRTVRNADVIIGPIGIVMAHAMMGEVTPRIAEAVADSPARKLLIPLSQENVDVVGITPMPLPHLIDALIQNNLNRFFNRMN, encoded by the coding sequence ATGAAGCGGATATGTGTAGTTGACGGACAGGGTGGCGGGATCGGCAGCGCCGTTATAAAAAAGCTCAAAGAGTATTTTGAGGAAACGACCGATATTATCGCGCTGGGAACCAACGCCATTGCCACAGCCCAGATGCTCAAGGCACGGGCCAACCGGGGGGCTTCCGGCGAAAATGCCATCGTCCGGACGGTCAGAAACGCAGATGTGATCATCGGGCCCATCGGCATTGTCATGGCCCATGCCATGATGGGCGAGGTCACGCCCCGCATTGCAGAGGCTGTGGCAGACAGCCCGGCCCGGAAACTCCTCATTCCCCTTTCGCAGGAGAATGTCGATGTTGTGGGGATCACGCCCATGCCCCTTCCCCACCTGATTGATGCCCTGATTCAGAACAATCTGAATCGTTTTTTTAACCGAATGAATTAG
- a CDS encoding DUF1287 domain-containing protein, producing MKIHIVTLAVILFAFPSTLFATSSAELIDAALERTKYDITYDGSYHTIKYPRGDVPPNIGVCTDVVIRSYRKVGVDLQELVHKDMKHNFSRYPSKRIWGLNRPDTNIDHRRVPNLQVFFTRNGQKLQVTNNSKDFIPGDIVTWMLPGNLPHIGVVSNRYDRYTGNPMIVHNIGRGPELEDMLFSYRITGHYRYLP from the coding sequence ATGAAAATCCACATTGTAACTTTGGCAGTTATTTTATTTGCTTTTCCCTCAACACTATTTGCAACTTCAAGTGCTGAATTGATTGACGCCGCATTGGAAAGAACAAAATATGACATCACATATGATGGCAGTTATCACACCATAAAATATCCGCGAGGTGATGTCCCTCCCAATATTGGTGTCTGCACAGACGTGGTGATCAGGTCTTACAGGAAGGTCGGTGTCGATCTTCAGGAATTGGTTCACAAAGACATGAAGCACAACTTTTCCCGATACCCATCAAAAAGGATATGGGGATTAAATCGGCCTGACACCAATATTGATCACAGGCGTGTCCCGAATTTACAGGTTTTCTTCACCCGAAATGGCCAAAAGCTTCAAGTTACTAACAACTCAAAGGATTTTATTCCGGGCGATATCGTTACCTGGATGCTTCCCGGAAATTTACCCCATATCGGAGTTGTAAGTAACCGGTATGACAGGTACACTGGAAACCCGATGATCGTACATAATATTGGTCGCGGACCGGAGTTGGAGGATATGCTGTTTTCGTATCGTATTACCGGTCATTACAGATATCTGCCATGA